In Zingiber officinale cultivar Zhangliang chromosome 8B, Zo_v1.1, whole genome shotgun sequence, a single genomic region encodes these proteins:
- the LOC122013606 gene encoding uncharacterized protein LOC122013606, with amino-acid sequence MSIIKITPIFHNSWATPPPAPGKQSINLLLRSSLPIKACGNSDFIVPHSLILEESDTNRARRREPLKFVLRMNPSRTGRGVLAGRRIRDVNSLHDFARKSLCHKAT; translated from the exons ATGTCAATTATAAAAATTACACCGATCTTTCATAATTCATGGGCCACTCCTCCTCCAGCTCCCGGTAAACAGAGCATAAATCTTCTCCTCCGTTCCTCGCTTCCGATCAAAGCGTGCGGCAACTCTGACTTCATCGTCCCTCACTCTCTCATATTGG AGGAATCAGATACGAATCGCGCGAGACGGCGCGAGCCTTTGAAATTTGTACTCCGAATGAATCCTTCGAGGACCGGACGGGGTGTGCTCGCGG GAAGGAGAATACGGGATGTAAACAGTTTACATGATTTTGCCAGAAAATCCTTGTGCCATAAAGCCACCTGA
- the LOC122014703 gene encoding transcription factor LHW-like isoform X3, which produces MGLLLREALRQLCLDTEWSYAVFWKASVFQSRMHLIWEDGYYNQKSNISSIKLSIFPPKQEALAIKSNCSELGSEADDAIQVLVEKIMASQVHFLGDGFIGQAASSGKYVWIRRDRFDSISKGLTELNCQIAAGMQTILVVPVLPYGVIQLGSTQTVTENIGFIYHIKSLFTNLNYGSNGLVSDSPEKSLTEECQIYTSSGSSFCSQTTNACLNMDDKLNATSDCCNPEFLKSIAPRSFSEYVSLVSSQFNRMQPNVSKLVPTKQNIKMAYPMGKLILQSADDILRKPDIQPTQQVPPDDSDSRCQTERAILNSVLLSNTIKILEEELMFTSGVGPLEPTNNFSNIGNVGSTSNSHNITRCSSSSSQLSLNGTLPNLGQRSHAFRLRSTCTSEVSMDHPFSCNEVAYTQSNAKARENDDLVQSSYIYSSEPSVQVSCSDMLPSILHGYAIGDLKHVSDQMCKKVDYEESGANIANSMHCSQNMKESLRSRTSSLFASSNDMFHMLDVDQKTYWTNDSLADVVVRKNFTNSCNFTDLPSLPAESDACPIFDPLNEQISCAGLFSINNSDQLLDAVISKVNPGVNQGSDSNASVVAKAEPSCISYGKSSCSSEKDGENNHDSELHKPQFSSWVESCQSAKNDSDSNSKRVSEIGKLNRKRSRSGESPRPRPKDRQMIQDRIKELREIVPNGAKCSIDALLEKTIKHMLFLQSVTKHAEKLKVAGEPKISTDQGGLLLEDNFEGGATWAFEVGTRPITCPIVVEDLNAPRQLLVEMLCEERGSFLEIADFIRGLGLTILKGVMEAHKNKVWARFAVEANRDVTRMEIFLSLMQQLEPSAGSSSMGLPAAGNINVPHAIFQQTSLPARVI; this is translated from the exons ATGGGTCTGCTGCTGAGGGAGGCGTTGAGGCAACTGTGCCTTGACACTGAGTGGTCCTACGCTGTTTTCTGGAAGGCGTCCGTCTTCCAGAGCCGAAT GCATTTAATCTGGGAAGATGGATACTATAACCAGAAGTCTAACATTTCAAGCATCAAACTCTCGATTTTTCCTCCCAAGCAAGAAGCTTTGGCCATCAAAAGTAATTGCTCTGAGCTAGGCTCTGAAGCAGATGATGCAATACAAGTCCTGGTCGAGAAGATTATGGCATCCCAGGTTCATTTTCTTGGAGATGG GTTCATTGGACAAGCTGCTTCATCAGGAAAATATGTGTGGATCAGAAGAGATAGATTTGATTCCATATCTAAG GGTCTAACTGAGTTGAACTGCCAGATTGCAGCTGGTATGCAG ACCATTTTAGTCGTTCCTGTACTTCCATATGGTGTTATACAACTTGGTTCTACTCAAACG GTTACTGAAAATATTGGATTCATTTATCATATAAAAAGTTTGTTTACAAACCTAAATTATGGTTCAAATGGTCTTGTATCTGATAGTCCCGAGAAATCTTTGACAGAAGAATGTCAAATATATACTTCATCCGGGTCATCTTTTTGCTCACAAACTACAAATGCCTGTCTTAATATGGATGACAAGTTAAATGCCACTTCTGATTGTTGCAACCCTGAGTTCCTCAAGTCCATTGCTCCAAGATCCTTCTCTGAATATGTTTCCTTAGTGTCATCTCAATTCAATAGAATGCAACCTAATGTTTCTAAATTAGTTCCAACCAAACAGAATATAAAGATGGCATATCCTATGGGTAAGCTTATCTTGCAAAGTGCTGATGACATATTACGTAAACCAGACATACAACCTACCCAGCAGGTACCACCAGATGATTCAGACTCCAGATGTCAAACTGAACGTGCAATTTTGAACTCGGTTTTATTGTCTAATACGATAAAAATCTTGGAAGAAGAACTCATGTTTACCTCAGGTGTTGGACCTTTGGAGCCCACAAACAACTTTTCTAATATTGGCAATGTTGGTTCGACTTCGAATTCACATAACATTACTAGATGCTCAAGTTCATCTTCTCAGTTATCTTTAAATGGGACACTACCAAATTTAGGCCAAAGAAGTCATGCATTCAGACTCAGAAGTACATGCACATCAGAGGTTTCCATGGACCATCCTTTCTCATGCAATGAAGTTGCATATACTCAATCAAATGCAAAGGCAAGAGAAAATGATGATTTAGTTCAATCTTCTTATATTTATTCTAGTGAACCCAGTGTTCAAGTTTCTTGTTCTGATATGCTCCCTAGCATTCTTCATGGATATGCAATAGGTGACCTGAAACATGTTAGTGATCAAATGTGTAAAAAGGTTGATTATGAGGAAAGTGGTGCAAATATTGCCAATAGCATGCACTGTTCACAAAATATGAAAGAATCATTGAGGAGTAGAACTTCATCTTTGTTTGCTTCAAGCAATGATATGTTCCATATGTTAGATGTTGACCAGAAGACATATTGGACAAATGACAGTTTGGCAGATGTTGTGGTGCGTAAGAATTTTACAAATTCTTGTAACTTTACTGATTTACCCAGTCTCCCAGCAGAATCAGATGCTTGTCCCATCTTTGATCCTTTGAATGAACAAATCTCTTGTGCTGGGCTGTTTTCCATAAATAACAGTGATCAATTACTTGATGCAGTAATTTCAAAGGTCAATCCAGGTGTCAATCAGGGATCAGATAGTAATGCTTCTG TAGTGGCAAAAGCAGAGCCTTCATGCATAAGTTATGGGAAGTCATCATGCAGCAGCGAAAAGGATGGAGAGAACAATCATGATTCTGAGCTTCATAAGCCCCAATTTAGCTCGTGGGTTGAAAGCTGTCAGAGTGCTAAGAATGATTCTGATTCAAATAGTAAGAGGGTTTCAGAAATAGGTAAGCTTAACCGAAAGAGGTCTAGATCTGGAGAGAGCCCTAGACCACGGCCAAAAGATCGACAGATGATACAAGATCGTATCAAGGAGCTTCGAGAAATAGTTCCAAATGGTGCAAAG TGCAGCATTGATGCATTATTGGAGAAGACTATCAAACACATGCTTTTCTTACAGAGTGTGACAAAGCATGCTGAAAAACTGAAAGTTGCTGGAGAACCCAAG ATCAGTACTGATCAGGGTGGTTTGCTCTTGGAAGACAACTTTGAGGGTGGTGCGACATGGGCATTTGAGGTGGGCACTCGACCAATCACATGTCCTATTGTGGTGGAGGATCTGAATGCTCCTCGTCAATTGCTGGTAGAG ATGCTCTGCGAGGAGAGAGGTTCATTTCTGGAGATTGCGGACTTCATCAGAGGATTGGGTTTGACCATATTGAAAGGAGTGATGGAAGCACACAAAAACAAAGTTTGGGCACGTTTCGCTGTGGAA GCGAACAGAGATGTGACTCGAATGGAGATATTCCTCTCGCTCATGCAACAGTTAGAGCCCTCAGCTGGAAGCAGCAGCATGGGACTACCAGCTGCCGGTAACATCAACGTGCCTCACGCCATTTTCCAGCAAACCTCTTTGCCGGCAAGAGTAATTTGA
- the LOC122014703 gene encoding transcription factor LHW-like isoform X4 → MGLLLREALRQLCLDTEWSYAVFWKASVFQSRMHLIWEDGYYNQKSNISSIKLSIFPPKQEALAIKSNCSELGSEADDAIQVLVEKIMASQVHFLGDGFIGQAASSGKYVWIRRDRFDSISKGLTELNCQIAAGMQTILVVPVLPYGVIQLGSTQTVTENIGFIYHIKSLFTNLNYGSNGLVSDSPEKSLTEECQIYTSSGSSFCSQTTNACLNMDDKLNATSDCCNPEFLKSIAPRSFSEYVSLVSSQFNRMQPNVSKLVPTKQNIKMAYPMGKLILQSADDILRKPDIQPTQQVPPDDSDSRCQTERAILNSVLLSNTIKILEEELMFTSGVGPLEPTNNFSNIGNVGSTSNSHNITRCSSSSSQLSLNGTLPNLGQRSHAFRLRSTCTSEVSMDHPFSCNEVAYTQSNAKARENDDLVQSSYIYSSEPSVQVSCSDMLPSILHGYAIGDLKHVSDQMCKKVDYEESGANIANSMHCSQNMKESLRSRTSSLFASSNDMFHMLDVDQKTYWTNDSLADVVVRKNFTNSCNFTDLPSLPAESDACPIFDPLNEQISCAGLFSINNSDQLLDAVISKVNPGVNQGSDSNASVAKAEPSCISYGKSSCSSEKDGENNHDSELHKPQFSSWVESCQSAKNDSDSNSKRVSEIGKLNRKRSRSGESPRPRPKDRQMIQDRIKELREIVPNGAKCSIDALLEKTIKHMLFLQSVTKHAEKLKVAGEPKISTDQGGLLLEDNFEGGATWAFEVGTRPITCPIVVEDLNAPRQLLVEMLCEERGSFLEIADFIRGLGLTILKGVMEAHKNKVWARFAVEANRDVTRMEIFLSLMQQLEPSAGSSSMGLPAAGNINVPHAIFQQTSLPARVI, encoded by the exons ATGGGTCTGCTGCTGAGGGAGGCGTTGAGGCAACTGTGCCTTGACACTGAGTGGTCCTACGCTGTTTTCTGGAAGGCGTCCGTCTTCCAGAGCCGAAT GCATTTAATCTGGGAAGATGGATACTATAACCAGAAGTCTAACATTTCAAGCATCAAACTCTCGATTTTTCCTCCCAAGCAAGAAGCTTTGGCCATCAAAAGTAATTGCTCTGAGCTAGGCTCTGAAGCAGATGATGCAATACAAGTCCTGGTCGAGAAGATTATGGCATCCCAGGTTCATTTTCTTGGAGATGG GTTCATTGGACAAGCTGCTTCATCAGGAAAATATGTGTGGATCAGAAGAGATAGATTTGATTCCATATCTAAG GGTCTAACTGAGTTGAACTGCCAGATTGCAGCTGGTATGCAG ACCATTTTAGTCGTTCCTGTACTTCCATATGGTGTTATACAACTTGGTTCTACTCAAACG GTTACTGAAAATATTGGATTCATTTATCATATAAAAAGTTTGTTTACAAACCTAAATTATGGTTCAAATGGTCTTGTATCTGATAGTCCCGAGAAATCTTTGACAGAAGAATGTCAAATATATACTTCATCCGGGTCATCTTTTTGCTCACAAACTACAAATGCCTGTCTTAATATGGATGACAAGTTAAATGCCACTTCTGATTGTTGCAACCCTGAGTTCCTCAAGTCCATTGCTCCAAGATCCTTCTCTGAATATGTTTCCTTAGTGTCATCTCAATTCAATAGAATGCAACCTAATGTTTCTAAATTAGTTCCAACCAAACAGAATATAAAGATGGCATATCCTATGGGTAAGCTTATCTTGCAAAGTGCTGATGACATATTACGTAAACCAGACATACAACCTACCCAGCAGGTACCACCAGATGATTCAGACTCCAGATGTCAAACTGAACGTGCAATTTTGAACTCGGTTTTATTGTCTAATACGATAAAAATCTTGGAAGAAGAACTCATGTTTACCTCAGGTGTTGGACCTTTGGAGCCCACAAACAACTTTTCTAATATTGGCAATGTTGGTTCGACTTCGAATTCACATAACATTACTAGATGCTCAAGTTCATCTTCTCAGTTATCTTTAAATGGGACACTACCAAATTTAGGCCAAAGAAGTCATGCATTCAGACTCAGAAGTACATGCACATCAGAGGTTTCCATGGACCATCCTTTCTCATGCAATGAAGTTGCATATACTCAATCAAATGCAAAGGCAAGAGAAAATGATGATTTAGTTCAATCTTCTTATATTTATTCTAGTGAACCCAGTGTTCAAGTTTCTTGTTCTGATATGCTCCCTAGCATTCTTCATGGATATGCAATAGGTGACCTGAAACATGTTAGTGATCAAATGTGTAAAAAGGTTGATTATGAGGAAAGTGGTGCAAATATTGCCAATAGCATGCACTGTTCACAAAATATGAAAGAATCATTGAGGAGTAGAACTTCATCTTTGTTTGCTTCAAGCAATGATATGTTCCATATGTTAGATGTTGACCAGAAGACATATTGGACAAATGACAGTTTGGCAGATGTTGTGGTGCGTAAGAATTTTACAAATTCTTGTAACTTTACTGATTTACCCAGTCTCCCAGCAGAATCAGATGCTTGTCCCATCTTTGATCCTTTGAATGAACAAATCTCTTGTGCTGGGCTGTTTTCCATAAATAACAGTGATCAATTACTTGATGCAGTAATTTCAAAGGTCAATCCAGGTGTCAATCAGGGATCAGATAGTAATGCTTCTG TGGCAAAAGCAGAGCCTTCATGCATAAGTTATGGGAAGTCATCATGCAGCAGCGAAAAGGATGGAGAGAACAATCATGATTCTGAGCTTCATAAGCCCCAATTTAGCTCGTGGGTTGAAAGCTGTCAGAGTGCTAAGAATGATTCTGATTCAAATAGTAAGAGGGTTTCAGAAATAGGTAAGCTTAACCGAAAGAGGTCTAGATCTGGAGAGAGCCCTAGACCACGGCCAAAAGATCGACAGATGATACAAGATCGTATCAAGGAGCTTCGAGAAATAGTTCCAAATGGTGCAAAG TGCAGCATTGATGCATTATTGGAGAAGACTATCAAACACATGCTTTTCTTACAGAGTGTGACAAAGCATGCTGAAAAACTGAAAGTTGCTGGAGAACCCAAG ATCAGTACTGATCAGGGTGGTTTGCTCTTGGAAGACAACTTTGAGGGTGGTGCGACATGGGCATTTGAGGTGGGCACTCGACCAATCACATGTCCTATTGTGGTGGAGGATCTGAATGCTCCTCGTCAATTGCTGGTAGAG ATGCTCTGCGAGGAGAGAGGTTCATTTCTGGAGATTGCGGACTTCATCAGAGGATTGGGTTTGACCATATTGAAAGGAGTGATGGAAGCACACAAAAACAAAGTTTGGGCACGTTTCGCTGTGGAA GCGAACAGAGATGTGACTCGAATGGAGATATTCCTCTCGCTCATGCAACAGTTAGAGCCCTCAGCTGGAAGCAGCAGCATGGGACTACCAGCTGCCGGTAACATCAACGTGCCTCACGCCATTTTCCAGCAAACCTCTTTGCCGGCAAGAGTAATTTGA
- the LOC122014703 gene encoding transcription factor LHW-like isoform X2, with the protein MGLLLREALRQLCLDTEWSYAVFWKASVFQSRMHLIWEDGYYNQKSNISSIKLSIFPPKQEALAIKSNCSELGSEADDAIQVLVEKIMASQVHFLGDGFIGQAASSGKYVWIRRDRFDSISKGLTELNCQIAAGMQTILVVPVLPYGVIQLGSTQTVTENIGFIYHIKSLFTNLNYGSNGLVSDSPEKSLTEECQIYTSSGSSFCSQTTNACLNMDDKLNATSDCCNPEFLKSIAPRSFSEYVSLVSSQFNRMQPNVSKLVPTKQNIKMAYPMGKLILQSADDILRKPDIQPTQQVPPDDSDSRCQTERAILNSVLLSNTIKILEEELMFTSGVGPLEPTNNFSNIGNVGSTSNSHNITRCSSSSSQLSLNGTLPNLGQRSHAFRLRSTCTSEVSMDHPFSCNEVAYTQSNAKARENDDLVQSSYIYSSEPSVQVSCSDMLPSILHGYAIGDLKHVSDQMCKKVDYEESGANIANSMHCSQNMKESLRSRTSSLFASSNDMFHMLDVDQKTYWTNDSLADVVVRKNFTNSCNFTDLPSLPAESDACPIFDPLNEQISCAGLFSINNSDQLLDAVISKVNPGVNQGSDSNASGKSTFIDPCTSHFFGTLNHSEVHLSKHMKDECFGFAPVVAKAEPSCISYGKSSCSSEKDGENNHDSELHKPQFSSWVESCQSAKNDSDSNSKRVSEIGKLNRKRSRSGESPRPRPKDRQMIQDRIKELREIVPNGAKCSIDALLEKTIKHMLFLQSVTKHAEKLKVAGEPKISTDQGGLLLEDNFEGGATWAFEVGTRPITCPIVVEDLNAPRQLLVEMLCEERGSFLEIADFIRGLGLTILKGVMEAHKNKVWANRDVTRMEIFLSLMQQLEPSAGSSSMGLPAAGNINVPHAIFQQTSLPARVI; encoded by the exons ATGGGTCTGCTGCTGAGGGAGGCGTTGAGGCAACTGTGCCTTGACACTGAGTGGTCCTACGCTGTTTTCTGGAAGGCGTCCGTCTTCCAGAGCCGAAT GCATTTAATCTGGGAAGATGGATACTATAACCAGAAGTCTAACATTTCAAGCATCAAACTCTCGATTTTTCCTCCCAAGCAAGAAGCTTTGGCCATCAAAAGTAATTGCTCTGAGCTAGGCTCTGAAGCAGATGATGCAATACAAGTCCTGGTCGAGAAGATTATGGCATCCCAGGTTCATTTTCTTGGAGATGG GTTCATTGGACAAGCTGCTTCATCAGGAAAATATGTGTGGATCAGAAGAGATAGATTTGATTCCATATCTAAG GGTCTAACTGAGTTGAACTGCCAGATTGCAGCTGGTATGCAG ACCATTTTAGTCGTTCCTGTACTTCCATATGGTGTTATACAACTTGGTTCTACTCAAACG GTTACTGAAAATATTGGATTCATTTATCATATAAAAAGTTTGTTTACAAACCTAAATTATGGTTCAAATGGTCTTGTATCTGATAGTCCCGAGAAATCTTTGACAGAAGAATGTCAAATATATACTTCATCCGGGTCATCTTTTTGCTCACAAACTACAAATGCCTGTCTTAATATGGATGACAAGTTAAATGCCACTTCTGATTGTTGCAACCCTGAGTTCCTCAAGTCCATTGCTCCAAGATCCTTCTCTGAATATGTTTCCTTAGTGTCATCTCAATTCAATAGAATGCAACCTAATGTTTCTAAATTAGTTCCAACCAAACAGAATATAAAGATGGCATATCCTATGGGTAAGCTTATCTTGCAAAGTGCTGATGACATATTACGTAAACCAGACATACAACCTACCCAGCAGGTACCACCAGATGATTCAGACTCCAGATGTCAAACTGAACGTGCAATTTTGAACTCGGTTTTATTGTCTAATACGATAAAAATCTTGGAAGAAGAACTCATGTTTACCTCAGGTGTTGGACCTTTGGAGCCCACAAACAACTTTTCTAATATTGGCAATGTTGGTTCGACTTCGAATTCACATAACATTACTAGATGCTCAAGTTCATCTTCTCAGTTATCTTTAAATGGGACACTACCAAATTTAGGCCAAAGAAGTCATGCATTCAGACTCAGAAGTACATGCACATCAGAGGTTTCCATGGACCATCCTTTCTCATGCAATGAAGTTGCATATACTCAATCAAATGCAAAGGCAAGAGAAAATGATGATTTAGTTCAATCTTCTTATATTTATTCTAGTGAACCCAGTGTTCAAGTTTCTTGTTCTGATATGCTCCCTAGCATTCTTCATGGATATGCAATAGGTGACCTGAAACATGTTAGTGATCAAATGTGTAAAAAGGTTGATTATGAGGAAAGTGGTGCAAATATTGCCAATAGCATGCACTGTTCACAAAATATGAAAGAATCATTGAGGAGTAGAACTTCATCTTTGTTTGCTTCAAGCAATGATATGTTCCATATGTTAGATGTTGACCAGAAGACATATTGGACAAATGACAGTTTGGCAGATGTTGTGGTGCGTAAGAATTTTACAAATTCTTGTAACTTTACTGATTTACCCAGTCTCCCAGCAGAATCAGATGCTTGTCCCATCTTTGATCCTTTGAATGAACAAATCTCTTGTGCTGGGCTGTTTTCCATAAATAACAGTGATCAATTACTTGATGCAGTAATTTCAAAGGTCAATCCAGGTGTCAATCAGGGATCAGATAGTAATGCTTCTGGTAAGAGTACATTCATAGATCCTTGTACCTCACATTTTTTTGGAACTCTGAATCATAGTGAAGTACATTTGTCAAAGCACATGAAAGATGAGTGTTTTGGTTTTGCACCAGTAGTGGCAAAAGCAGAGCCTTCATGCATAAGTTATGGGAAGTCATCATGCAGCAGCGAAAAGGATGGAGAGAACAATCATGATTCTGAGCTTCATAAGCCCCAATTTAGCTCGTGGGTTGAAAGCTGTCAGAGTGCTAAGAATGATTCTGATTCAAATAGTAAGAGGGTTTCAGAAATAGGTAAGCTTAACCGAAAGAGGTCTAGATCTGGAGAGAGCCCTAGACCACGGCCAAAAGATCGACAGATGATACAAGATCGTATCAAGGAGCTTCGAGAAATAGTTCCAAATGGTGCAAAG TGCAGCATTGATGCATTATTGGAGAAGACTATCAAACACATGCTTTTCTTACAGAGTGTGACAAAGCATGCTGAAAAACTGAAAGTTGCTGGAGAACCCAAG ATCAGTACTGATCAGGGTGGTTTGCTCTTGGAAGACAACTTTGAGGGTGGTGCGACATGGGCATTTGAGGTGGGCACTCGACCAATCACATGTCCTATTGTGGTGGAGGATCTGAATGCTCCTCGTCAATTGCTGGTAGAG ATGCTCTGCGAGGAGAGAGGTTCATTTCTGGAGATTGCGGACTTCATCAGAGGATTGGGTTTGACCATATTGAAAGGAGTGATGGAAGCACACAAAAACAAAGTTTGG GCGAACAGAGATGTGACTCGAATGGAGATATTCCTCTCGCTCATGCAACAGTTAGAGCCCTCAGCTGGAAGCAGCAGCATGGGACTACCAGCTGCCGGTAACATCAACGTGCCTCACGCCATTTTCCAGCAAACCTCTTTGCCGGCAAGAGTAATTTGA
- the LOC122014703 gene encoding transcription factor LHW-like isoform X1, with the protein MGLLLREALRQLCLDTEWSYAVFWKASVFQSRMHLIWEDGYYNQKSNISSIKLSIFPPKQEALAIKSNCSELGSEADDAIQVLVEKIMASQVHFLGDGFIGQAASSGKYVWIRRDRFDSISKGLTELNCQIAAGMQTILVVPVLPYGVIQLGSTQTVTENIGFIYHIKSLFTNLNYGSNGLVSDSPEKSLTEECQIYTSSGSSFCSQTTNACLNMDDKLNATSDCCNPEFLKSIAPRSFSEYVSLVSSQFNRMQPNVSKLVPTKQNIKMAYPMGKLILQSADDILRKPDIQPTQQVPPDDSDSRCQTERAILNSVLLSNTIKILEEELMFTSGVGPLEPTNNFSNIGNVGSTSNSHNITRCSSSSSQLSLNGTLPNLGQRSHAFRLRSTCTSEVSMDHPFSCNEVAYTQSNAKARENDDLVQSSYIYSSEPSVQVSCSDMLPSILHGYAIGDLKHVSDQMCKKVDYEESGANIANSMHCSQNMKESLRSRTSSLFASSNDMFHMLDVDQKTYWTNDSLADVVVRKNFTNSCNFTDLPSLPAESDACPIFDPLNEQISCAGLFSINNSDQLLDAVISKVNPGVNQGSDSNASGKSTFIDPCTSHFFGTLNHSEVHLSKHMKDECFGFAPVVAKAEPSCISYGKSSCSSEKDGENNHDSELHKPQFSSWVESCQSAKNDSDSNSKRVSEIGKLNRKRSRSGESPRPRPKDRQMIQDRIKELREIVPNGAKCSIDALLEKTIKHMLFLQSVTKHAEKLKVAGEPKISTDQGGLLLEDNFEGGATWAFEVGTRPITCPIVVEDLNAPRQLLVEMLCEERGSFLEIADFIRGLGLTILKGVMEAHKNKVWARFAVEANRDVTRMEIFLSLMQQLEPSAGSSSMGLPAAGNINVPHAIFQQTSLPARVI; encoded by the exons ATGGGTCTGCTGCTGAGGGAGGCGTTGAGGCAACTGTGCCTTGACACTGAGTGGTCCTACGCTGTTTTCTGGAAGGCGTCCGTCTTCCAGAGCCGAAT GCATTTAATCTGGGAAGATGGATACTATAACCAGAAGTCTAACATTTCAAGCATCAAACTCTCGATTTTTCCTCCCAAGCAAGAAGCTTTGGCCATCAAAAGTAATTGCTCTGAGCTAGGCTCTGAAGCAGATGATGCAATACAAGTCCTGGTCGAGAAGATTATGGCATCCCAGGTTCATTTTCTTGGAGATGG GTTCATTGGACAAGCTGCTTCATCAGGAAAATATGTGTGGATCAGAAGAGATAGATTTGATTCCATATCTAAG GGTCTAACTGAGTTGAACTGCCAGATTGCAGCTGGTATGCAG ACCATTTTAGTCGTTCCTGTACTTCCATATGGTGTTATACAACTTGGTTCTACTCAAACG GTTACTGAAAATATTGGATTCATTTATCATATAAAAAGTTTGTTTACAAACCTAAATTATGGTTCAAATGGTCTTGTATCTGATAGTCCCGAGAAATCTTTGACAGAAGAATGTCAAATATATACTTCATCCGGGTCATCTTTTTGCTCACAAACTACAAATGCCTGTCTTAATATGGATGACAAGTTAAATGCCACTTCTGATTGTTGCAACCCTGAGTTCCTCAAGTCCATTGCTCCAAGATCCTTCTCTGAATATGTTTCCTTAGTGTCATCTCAATTCAATAGAATGCAACCTAATGTTTCTAAATTAGTTCCAACCAAACAGAATATAAAGATGGCATATCCTATGGGTAAGCTTATCTTGCAAAGTGCTGATGACATATTACGTAAACCAGACATACAACCTACCCAGCAGGTACCACCAGATGATTCAGACTCCAGATGTCAAACTGAACGTGCAATTTTGAACTCGGTTTTATTGTCTAATACGATAAAAATCTTGGAAGAAGAACTCATGTTTACCTCAGGTGTTGGACCTTTGGAGCCCACAAACAACTTTTCTAATATTGGCAATGTTGGTTCGACTTCGAATTCACATAACATTACTAGATGCTCAAGTTCATCTTCTCAGTTATCTTTAAATGGGACACTACCAAATTTAGGCCAAAGAAGTCATGCATTCAGACTCAGAAGTACATGCACATCAGAGGTTTCCATGGACCATCCTTTCTCATGCAATGAAGTTGCATATACTCAATCAAATGCAAAGGCAAGAGAAAATGATGATTTAGTTCAATCTTCTTATATTTATTCTAGTGAACCCAGTGTTCAAGTTTCTTGTTCTGATATGCTCCCTAGCATTCTTCATGGATATGCAATAGGTGACCTGAAACATGTTAGTGATCAAATGTGTAAAAAGGTTGATTATGAGGAAAGTGGTGCAAATATTGCCAATAGCATGCACTGTTCACAAAATATGAAAGAATCATTGAGGAGTAGAACTTCATCTTTGTTTGCTTCAAGCAATGATATGTTCCATATGTTAGATGTTGACCAGAAGACATATTGGACAAATGACAGTTTGGCAGATGTTGTGGTGCGTAAGAATTTTACAAATTCTTGTAACTTTACTGATTTACCCAGTCTCCCAGCAGAATCAGATGCTTGTCCCATCTTTGATCCTTTGAATGAACAAATCTCTTGTGCTGGGCTGTTTTCCATAAATAACAGTGATCAATTACTTGATGCAGTAATTTCAAAGGTCAATCCAGGTGTCAATCAGGGATCAGATAGTAATGCTTCTGGTAAGAGTACATTCATAGATCCTTGTACCTCACATTTTTTTGGAACTCTGAATCATAGTGAAGTACATTTGTCAAAGCACATGAAAGATGAGTGTTTTGGTTTTGCACCAGTAGTGGCAAAAGCAGAGCCTTCATGCATAAGTTATGGGAAGTCATCATGCAGCAGCGAAAAGGATGGAGAGAACAATCATGATTCTGAGCTTCATAAGCCCCAATTTAGCTCGTGGGTTGAAAGCTGTCAGAGTGCTAAGAATGATTCTGATTCAAATAGTAAGAGGGTTTCAGAAATAGGTAAGCTTAACCGAAAGAGGTCTAGATCTGGAGAGAGCCCTAGACCACGGCCAAAAGATCGACAGATGATACAAGATCGTATCAAGGAGCTTCGAGAAATAGTTCCAAATGGTGCAAAG TGCAGCATTGATGCATTATTGGAGAAGACTATCAAACACATGCTTTTCTTACAGAGTGTGACAAAGCATGCTGAAAAACTGAAAGTTGCTGGAGAACCCAAG ATCAGTACTGATCAGGGTGGTTTGCTCTTGGAAGACAACTTTGAGGGTGGTGCGACATGGGCATTTGAGGTGGGCACTCGACCAATCACATGTCCTATTGTGGTGGAGGATCTGAATGCTCCTCGTCAATTGCTGGTAGAG ATGCTCTGCGAGGAGAGAGGTTCATTTCTGGAGATTGCGGACTTCATCAGAGGATTGGGTTTGACCATATTGAAAGGAGTGATGGAAGCACACAAAAACAAAGTTTGGGCACGTTTCGCTGTGGAA GCGAACAGAGATGTGACTCGAATGGAGATATTCCTCTCGCTCATGCAACAGTTAGAGCCCTCAGCTGGAAGCAGCAGCATGGGACTACCAGCTGCCGGTAACATCAACGTGCCTCACGCCATTTTCCAGCAAACCTCTTTGCCGGCAAGAGTAATTTGA